In Aquila chrysaetos chrysaetos chromosome 2, bAquChr1.4, whole genome shotgun sequence, the following are encoded in one genomic region:
- the LARGE2 gene encoding LARGE xylosyl- and glucuronyltransferase 2 isoform X3, translating into MLRSWRVKLKLLLATVTLAVLLSWLYLFVGSLEYGRFFLLPPCLGEQPSRDVEREALASRVRRVEEENQQLRLQLSQVQAEGSDGNPQWGASAEDGEPPGGERSNRTACPKQRTVHKCELLHVAIVCAGHNASRDVVTLVKSILFHRKNPLHFHFITDSVAHQILQTLFQSWMVPSVHVSFYNADDLKPEVSWIPNKHYSGIYGLMKLTLTKALPSSLSKVIVLDTDITFATDIAELWAVFGKFSDKQVIGLVENQSDWYLGNLWKNHKPWPALGRGFNTGVILLLLDRLRRLGWEQMWRLTAERELMSMLSTSLADQDIFNAVIKQDPALVYRLPCFWNVQLSDHTRSEQCYTEVSDLKVIHWNSPKKLRVKNKHVEFFRNLYLTFLEYDGNLLRRELFGCASLPSPPSDQRQQALEELDEDDPCYDFRRQHLTQHRVHLFFLQYEFLALLNPTDVTLVAQLSMDRLQMLEAICKHWAGPISLALYMSDAEAQQFLRYAQASEVLSARRNVAYHIVYKEGQFYPINLLRNVALANTQTPYVFLTDIDFLPMYGLYDYLRNSIQQLELPQRKAALIVPAFETLHYRLTFPKSKAELLSMLDMGSLYTFSEARLPQVRPEVRGLRLEQGVPHHGAGCAGVRAAGPAQRLHDPHAPRPQLRHLQVPPERRVPGLPPDAAGGIPPGPVAAVRCRRAQVPHRREEPVTPGDSGRGARAHRRSLA; encoded by the exons ATGTTGCGCTCCTGGCGCGTGAAGCTGAAGCTGCTGCTCGCCACGGTGACCCTGGCCGTCCTCCTCTCCTGGCTCTACCTCTTCGTGGGCAGCCTCGAAT ACGGCCGCTTCTTCCTCCTGCCGCCCTGCCTGGGCGAGCAGCCGAGCCGGGACGTGGAGCGGGAAGCGCTGGCTTCGCGGGTGCgcagggtggaggaggagaaccAGCAGCTTCgcctgcagctcagccaggTGCAGGCGGAGGGCAGCGACGGCAACCCGCAGTGGGGGGCCTCCGCCGAGGATGGGGAACCCCCCGGGGGCGAGAGGAGCAACCGCACGGCATGCCCCAAGCAGCGGACGGTGCACAAGTGTGAG CTCCTGCACGTTGCGATTGTGTGCGCCGGGCACAACGCGAGCCGGGATGTGGTCACCCTGGTGAAATCCATCCTCTTCCACAG GAAAAATCCCCTCCACTTTCACTTCATCACGGACTCAGTGGCCCACCAGATCCTCCAGACGCTCTTCCAGTCCTGGATGGTGCCCTCCGTCCACGTCAGCTTCTACAACGCCGATGACTTGAAG CCGGAGGTGTCGTGGATCCCCAACAAGCACTACTCCGGCATCTACGGGCTGATGAAGCTGACGCTTACCAAGGCGCTGCCCTCCAGCCTTTCCAAGGTCATCGTCTTGGACACCGACATCACCTTCGCCACCGACATCGCTGAGCTCTGGGCTGTCTTTGGGAAGTTTTCTG ACAAGCAGGTGATCGGGCTGGTGGAGAACCAAAGCGACTGGTATTTGGGCAACCTCTGGAAAAACCACAAACCGTGGCCGGCCCTGGGACGCGGCTTCAACACGG GGGTGATCCTGCTCCTGCTTGACCGCCTGCGTCgcctgggctgggagcagaTGTGGCGGCTGACAGCGGAGCGGGAGCTCATGAGCATGCTCTCCACCTCGCTGGCCGATCAG GACATCTTTAACGCGGTGATCAAGCAGGACCCAGCCCTGGTGTACCGGCTCCCCTGCTTCTGGAACGTGCAGCTCTCCGATCACACTCGCTCGGAGCAGTGCTACACCGAGGTCTCGGATCTCAAG GTGATCCACTGGAACTCGCCCAAGAAGCTGCGGGTGAAGAACAAGCACGTGGAGTTCTTTCGCAACCTCTACCTGACCTTCCTGGAGTACGACGGGAACCTGCTGCGCAGGGAGCTCTTTGGCTGCGCCAGTCTCCCCAGCCCACCCAGTGACCAG CGGCAGCAGGCGCTGGAGGAGTTGGACGAGGATGATCCCTGCTACGATTTCCGCCGGCAGCACCTCACGCAGCACCGCGTCCACCTGTTCTTCCTGCAGTACGAGTTCCTGGCCCTTCTGAACCCCACCGACGTCACCCTCGTGGCCCAGCTCTCCATGGACAG GTTACAGATGTTGGAGGCCATCTGCAAACACTGGGCAGGCCCCATCAGCCTGGCGCTGTACATGTCGGACGCGGAGGCTCAGCAGTTCCTGCGCTACGCCCAGGCCTCGGAGGTGCTGAGCGCCCGCCGCAACGTCGCCTACCACATAGTCTACAAGGAGGGGCAGTTCTACCCCATCAACCTCCTGCGCAACGTGGCCTTGGCCAACACGCAGACGCCATACGTCTTTCTGACGGACATTGACTTCCTGCCTATGTATGGCCTCTACGATTACCTCAG GAACTCcatccagcagctggagctgccccAGAGGAAGGCAGCTCTCATCGTGCCGGCATTCGAGACCCTGCACTACCGCTTGACCTTCCCCAAAtccaaagcagagctgctctccatGCTGGACATGGGCTCCCTCTACACCTTCAG TGAGGCGAGACTGCCCCAAGTACGACCAGAGGTTCGTGGGCTTCGGCTGGAACAAGGTGTCCCACATCATGGAGCTGGATGCGCAG GAGTACGAGCTGCTGGTCCTGCCCAACGCCTTCATGATCCACATGCCCCACGCCCCCAGCTTCGACATCTCCAAGTTCCGCCTGAGCGCAGGGTACCGGGGCTGCCTCCAGACGCTGCGGGAGGAATTCCACCAGGACCTGTCGCGGCGGTACGGTGCCGCCGCGCTCAAGTACCTCACCGCCGAGAGGAGCCTGTGACGCCCGGGGACAGTGGGCGTGGGGCGCGAGCCCACCGCCGCAGCCTGGCCTGA
- the LARGE2 gene encoding LARGE xylosyl- and glucuronyltransferase 2 isoform X1: MLRSWRVKLKLLLATVTLAVLLSWLYLFVGSLEYGRFFLLPPCLGEQPSRDVEREALASRVRRVEEENQQLRLQLSQVQAEGSDGNPQWGASAEDGEPPGGERSNRTACPKQRTVHKCELLHVAIVCAGHNASRDVVTLVKSILFHRKNPLHFHFITDSVAHQILQTLFQSWMVPSVHVSFYNADDLKPEVSWIPNKHYSGIYGLMKLTLTKALPSSLSKVIVLDTDITFATDIAELWAVFGKFSDKQVIGLVENQSDWYLGNLWKNHKPWPALGRGFNTGVILLLLDRLRRLGWEQMWRLTAERELMSMLSTSLADQDIFNAVIKQDPALVYRLPCFWNVQLSDHTRSEQCYTEVSDLKVIHWNSPKKLRVKNKHVEFFRNLYLTFLEYDGNLLRRELFGCASLPSPPSDQRQQALEELDEDDPCYDFRRQHLTQHRVHLFFLQYEFLALLNPTDVTLVAQLSMDRLQMLEAICKHWAGPISLALYMSDAEAQQFLRYAQASEVLSARRNVAYHIVYKEGQFYPINLLRNVALANTQTPYVFLTDIDFLPMYGLYDYLRNSIQQLELPQRKAALIVPAFETLHYRLTFPKSKAELLSMLDMGSLYTFRYHVWPKGHAPTDYAKWRTATVPYRVAWQPDFEPYVVVRRDCPKYDQRFVGFGWNKVSHIMELDAQEYELLVLPNAFMIHMPHAPSFDISKFRLSAGYRGCLQTLREEFHQDLSRRYGAAALKYLTAERSL; the protein is encoded by the exons ATGTTGCGCTCCTGGCGCGTGAAGCTGAAGCTGCTGCTCGCCACGGTGACCCTGGCCGTCCTCCTCTCCTGGCTCTACCTCTTCGTGGGCAGCCTCGAAT ACGGCCGCTTCTTCCTCCTGCCGCCCTGCCTGGGCGAGCAGCCGAGCCGGGACGTGGAGCGGGAAGCGCTGGCTTCGCGGGTGCgcagggtggaggaggagaaccAGCAGCTTCgcctgcagctcagccaggTGCAGGCGGAGGGCAGCGACGGCAACCCGCAGTGGGGGGCCTCCGCCGAGGATGGGGAACCCCCCGGGGGCGAGAGGAGCAACCGCACGGCATGCCCCAAGCAGCGGACGGTGCACAAGTGTGAG CTCCTGCACGTTGCGATTGTGTGCGCCGGGCACAACGCGAGCCGGGATGTGGTCACCCTGGTGAAATCCATCCTCTTCCACAG GAAAAATCCCCTCCACTTTCACTTCATCACGGACTCAGTGGCCCACCAGATCCTCCAGACGCTCTTCCAGTCCTGGATGGTGCCCTCCGTCCACGTCAGCTTCTACAACGCCGATGACTTGAAG CCGGAGGTGTCGTGGATCCCCAACAAGCACTACTCCGGCATCTACGGGCTGATGAAGCTGACGCTTACCAAGGCGCTGCCCTCCAGCCTTTCCAAGGTCATCGTCTTGGACACCGACATCACCTTCGCCACCGACATCGCTGAGCTCTGGGCTGTCTTTGGGAAGTTTTCTG ACAAGCAGGTGATCGGGCTGGTGGAGAACCAAAGCGACTGGTATTTGGGCAACCTCTGGAAAAACCACAAACCGTGGCCGGCCCTGGGACGCGGCTTCAACACGG GGGTGATCCTGCTCCTGCTTGACCGCCTGCGTCgcctgggctgggagcagaTGTGGCGGCTGACAGCGGAGCGGGAGCTCATGAGCATGCTCTCCACCTCGCTGGCCGATCAG GACATCTTTAACGCGGTGATCAAGCAGGACCCAGCCCTGGTGTACCGGCTCCCCTGCTTCTGGAACGTGCAGCTCTCCGATCACACTCGCTCGGAGCAGTGCTACACCGAGGTCTCGGATCTCAAG GTGATCCACTGGAACTCGCCCAAGAAGCTGCGGGTGAAGAACAAGCACGTGGAGTTCTTTCGCAACCTCTACCTGACCTTCCTGGAGTACGACGGGAACCTGCTGCGCAGGGAGCTCTTTGGCTGCGCCAGTCTCCCCAGCCCACCCAGTGACCAG CGGCAGCAGGCGCTGGAGGAGTTGGACGAGGATGATCCCTGCTACGATTTCCGCCGGCAGCACCTCACGCAGCACCGCGTCCACCTGTTCTTCCTGCAGTACGAGTTCCTGGCCCTTCTGAACCCCACCGACGTCACCCTCGTGGCCCAGCTCTCCATGGACAG GTTACAGATGTTGGAGGCCATCTGCAAACACTGGGCAGGCCCCATCAGCCTGGCGCTGTACATGTCGGACGCGGAGGCTCAGCAGTTCCTGCGCTACGCCCAGGCCTCGGAGGTGCTGAGCGCCCGCCGCAACGTCGCCTACCACATAGTCTACAAGGAGGGGCAGTTCTACCCCATCAACCTCCTGCGCAACGTGGCCTTGGCCAACACGCAGACGCCATACGTCTTTCTGACGGACATTGACTTCCTGCCTATGTATGGCCTCTACGATTACCTCAG GAACTCcatccagcagctggagctgccccAGAGGAAGGCAGCTCTCATCGTGCCGGCATTCGAGACCCTGCACTACCGCTTGACCTTCCCCAAAtccaaagcagagctgctctccatGCTGGACATGGGCTCCCTCTACACCTTCAG GTACCACGTGTGGCCAAAAGGCCATGCCCCAACTGACTACGCCAAGTGGCGGACGGCCACCGTGCCGTACCGCGTGGCGTGGCAGCCGGACTTCGAGCCTTACGTTGTAGTGAGGCGAGACTGCCCCAAGTACGACCAGAGGTTCGTGGGCTTCGGCTGGAACAAGGTGTCCCACATCATGGAGCTGGATGCGCAG GAGTACGAGCTGCTGGTCCTGCCCAACGCCTTCATGATCCACATGCCCCACGCCCCCAGCTTCGACATCTCCAAGTTCCGCCTGAGCGCAGGGTACCGGGGCTGCCTCCAGACGCTGCGGGAGGAATTCCACCAGGACCTGTCGCGGCGGTACGGTGCCGCCGCGCTCAAGTACCTCACCGCCGAGAGGAGCCTGTGA
- the LARGE2 gene encoding LARGE xylosyl- and glucuronyltransferase 2 isoform X2, with translation MLRSWRVKLKLLLATVTLAVLLSWLYLFVGSLEYGRFFLLPPCLGEQPSRDVEREALASRVRRVEEENQQLRLQLSQVQAEGSDGNPQWGASAEDGEPPGGERSNRTACPKQRTVHKCELLHVAIVCAGHNASRDVVTLVKSILFHRKNPLHFHFITDSVAHQILQTLFQSWMVPSVHVSFYNADDLKPEVSWIPNKHYSGIYGLMKLTLTKALPSSLSKVIVLDTDITFATDIAELWAVFGKFSDKQVIGLVENQSDWYLGNLWKNHKPWPALGRGFNTGVILLLLDRLRRLGWEQMWRLTAERELMSMLSTSLADQDIFNAVIKQDPALVYRLPCFWNVQLSDHTRSEQCYTEVSDLKVIHWNSPKKLRVKNKHVEFFRNLYLTFLEYDGNLLRRELFGCASLPSPPSDQQALEELDEDDPCYDFRRQHLTQHRVHLFFLQYEFLALLNPTDVTLVAQLSMDRLQMLEAICKHWAGPISLALYMSDAEAQQFLRYAQASEVLSARRNVAYHIVYKEGQFYPINLLRNVALANTQTPYVFLTDIDFLPMYGLYDYLRNSIQQLELPQRKAALIVPAFETLHYRLTFPKSKAELLSMLDMGSLYTFRYHVWPKGHAPTDYAKWRTATVPYRVAWQPDFEPYVVVRRDCPKYDQRFVGFGWNKVSHIMELDAQEYELLVLPNAFMIHMPHAPSFDISKFRLSAGYRGCLQTLREEFHQDLSRRYGAAALKYLTAERSL, from the exons ATGTTGCGCTCCTGGCGCGTGAAGCTGAAGCTGCTGCTCGCCACGGTGACCCTGGCCGTCCTCCTCTCCTGGCTCTACCTCTTCGTGGGCAGCCTCGAAT ACGGCCGCTTCTTCCTCCTGCCGCCCTGCCTGGGCGAGCAGCCGAGCCGGGACGTGGAGCGGGAAGCGCTGGCTTCGCGGGTGCgcagggtggaggaggagaaccAGCAGCTTCgcctgcagctcagccaggTGCAGGCGGAGGGCAGCGACGGCAACCCGCAGTGGGGGGCCTCCGCCGAGGATGGGGAACCCCCCGGGGGCGAGAGGAGCAACCGCACGGCATGCCCCAAGCAGCGGACGGTGCACAAGTGTGAG CTCCTGCACGTTGCGATTGTGTGCGCCGGGCACAACGCGAGCCGGGATGTGGTCACCCTGGTGAAATCCATCCTCTTCCACAG GAAAAATCCCCTCCACTTTCACTTCATCACGGACTCAGTGGCCCACCAGATCCTCCAGACGCTCTTCCAGTCCTGGATGGTGCCCTCCGTCCACGTCAGCTTCTACAACGCCGATGACTTGAAG CCGGAGGTGTCGTGGATCCCCAACAAGCACTACTCCGGCATCTACGGGCTGATGAAGCTGACGCTTACCAAGGCGCTGCCCTCCAGCCTTTCCAAGGTCATCGTCTTGGACACCGACATCACCTTCGCCACCGACATCGCTGAGCTCTGGGCTGTCTTTGGGAAGTTTTCTG ACAAGCAGGTGATCGGGCTGGTGGAGAACCAAAGCGACTGGTATTTGGGCAACCTCTGGAAAAACCACAAACCGTGGCCGGCCCTGGGACGCGGCTTCAACACGG GGGTGATCCTGCTCCTGCTTGACCGCCTGCGTCgcctgggctgggagcagaTGTGGCGGCTGACAGCGGAGCGGGAGCTCATGAGCATGCTCTCCACCTCGCTGGCCGATCAG GACATCTTTAACGCGGTGATCAAGCAGGACCCAGCCCTGGTGTACCGGCTCCCCTGCTTCTGGAACGTGCAGCTCTCCGATCACACTCGCTCGGAGCAGTGCTACACCGAGGTCTCGGATCTCAAG GTGATCCACTGGAACTCGCCCAAGAAGCTGCGGGTGAAGAACAAGCACGTGGAGTTCTTTCGCAACCTCTACCTGACCTTCCTGGAGTACGACGGGAACCTGCTGCGCAGGGAGCTCTTTGGCTGCGCCAGTCTCCCCAGCCCACCCAGTGACCAG CAGGCGCTGGAGGAGTTGGACGAGGATGATCCCTGCTACGATTTCCGCCGGCAGCACCTCACGCAGCACCGCGTCCACCTGTTCTTCCTGCAGTACGAGTTCCTGGCCCTTCTGAACCCCACCGACGTCACCCTCGTGGCCCAGCTCTCCATGGACAG GTTACAGATGTTGGAGGCCATCTGCAAACACTGGGCAGGCCCCATCAGCCTGGCGCTGTACATGTCGGACGCGGAGGCTCAGCAGTTCCTGCGCTACGCCCAGGCCTCGGAGGTGCTGAGCGCCCGCCGCAACGTCGCCTACCACATAGTCTACAAGGAGGGGCAGTTCTACCCCATCAACCTCCTGCGCAACGTGGCCTTGGCCAACACGCAGACGCCATACGTCTTTCTGACGGACATTGACTTCCTGCCTATGTATGGCCTCTACGATTACCTCAG GAACTCcatccagcagctggagctgccccAGAGGAAGGCAGCTCTCATCGTGCCGGCATTCGAGACCCTGCACTACCGCTTGACCTTCCCCAAAtccaaagcagagctgctctccatGCTGGACATGGGCTCCCTCTACACCTTCAG GTACCACGTGTGGCCAAAAGGCCATGCCCCAACTGACTACGCCAAGTGGCGGACGGCCACCGTGCCGTACCGCGTGGCGTGGCAGCCGGACTTCGAGCCTTACGTTGTAGTGAGGCGAGACTGCCCCAAGTACGACCAGAGGTTCGTGGGCTTCGGCTGGAACAAGGTGTCCCACATCATGGAGCTGGATGCGCAG GAGTACGAGCTGCTGGTCCTGCCCAACGCCTTCATGATCCACATGCCCCACGCCCCCAGCTTCGACATCTCCAAGTTCCGCCTGAGCGCAGGGTACCGGGGCTGCCTCCAGACGCTGCGGGAGGAATTCCACCAGGACCTGTCGCGGCGGTACGGTGCCGCCGCGCTCAAGTACCTCACCGCCGAGAGGAGCCTGTGA